In a single window of the Allobranchiibius huperziae genome:
- a CDS encoding CE1759 family FMN reductase, whose translation MVQRIVAVTAGLSVPSSTRLLTDRIVAATRELAKARGDQVQVGRGQELQIDVVELRDLAQDIAAHLVTRFPSERLAQVLEGVSTADGLIVVTPTFAGSYSGLFKSFFDLLEPTALAGTPVLLGATGGTARHSLMLDHAMRPLFAYLQAEPVATGIFAATDDFADAGLARRIDRAAGQLVAAVGANACTTYAAAAEDVPAPAQSELSAVPDFRDLLFGKR comes from the coding sequence ATGGTCCAGCGCATCGTCGCCGTCACGGCCGGCCTGTCTGTCCCTTCGTCGACCCGGTTGCTGACCGACCGCATCGTGGCCGCCACCCGCGAACTGGCGAAGGCCCGTGGTGACCAGGTGCAGGTCGGTCGCGGACAGGAGCTGCAGATCGACGTCGTCGAGCTGCGGGATCTGGCCCAGGACATCGCCGCGCACCTGGTGACACGGTTCCCGAGCGAGCGACTCGCACAGGTCCTGGAGGGCGTGAGCACGGCCGACGGCCTGATCGTCGTCACGCCCACGTTCGCGGGCTCCTACAGCGGCCTGTTCAAGTCGTTCTTCGACCTGCTCGAGCCGACGGCACTCGCGGGCACTCCGGTACTGCTGGGCGCCACCGGTGGCACGGCGCGGCACTCGTTGATGCTGGACCACGCGATGCGCCCGCTCTTCGCCTATCTGCAGGCCGAACCGGTCGCCACCGGGATCTTCGCCGCGACCGACGACTTCGCCGACGCGGGCCTGGCACGCAGGATCGACCGTGCCGCCGGCCAGCTCGTCGCGGCGGTCGGCGCGAACGCTTGCACGACGTACGCGGCGGCCGCCGAGGACGTCCCCGCCCCCGCGCAGAGCGAGCTGAGCGCGGTGCCGGACTTCCGGGATCTGCTGTTCGGCAAGCGCTGA
- the dusB gene encoding tRNA dihydrouridine synthase DusB: MTALLPPLRIGRHTIETPVVLAPMAGITNRAFRRLCREYGDAGSAATGAHSLYVSEMITSRALVERTPLTMRLIKHDPDESPRSIQLYSVDPVTTAQAVHLLVSEDRCDHIDLNFGCPVPKVTRKGGGSALPWKTELFRAIVSAAVREASAYDVPVTVKMRKGIDPDHLTFLEAGRIAEGEGAAAVALHARTASQAYSGTADWSAIARLKEVVTTVPVLGNGDIWSAEDAISMVRATGCDGVVVGRGCLGRPWLFADLAAAFAGSDVQVVPTLREVTDTLRRHAEYLCEFYESQEKGCRDIRKHIAWYLKGFRVGGELRSSLALVDSLDALDALIDSLDLDQPWPGEPAEGQRGRAGSERRVVLPDGWLTSRSIDDRQHAEIALAELAVSGG, translated from the coding sequence ATGACTGCTCTTCTGCCTCCGCTGCGCATCGGCCGCCACACCATCGAGACCCCGGTGGTGCTGGCGCCGATGGCGGGCATCACCAACCGCGCGTTCCGTCGACTGTGCCGTGAGTACGGCGACGCCGGCTCCGCCGCGACGGGCGCGCACAGCCTCTACGTCAGCGAGATGATCACCTCCCGGGCACTGGTCGAGCGGACGCCGCTCACCATGCGCCTGATCAAGCACGATCCCGACGAGTCGCCACGCTCGATCCAGCTCTACAGCGTCGATCCCGTCACGACCGCACAGGCCGTGCACCTCCTCGTGAGTGAGGACCGCTGCGACCACATCGATCTCAACTTCGGCTGCCCGGTCCCGAAAGTCACCCGCAAGGGCGGCGGGTCCGCGCTGCCGTGGAAGACCGAGCTCTTCCGGGCGATCGTGTCGGCAGCGGTGCGCGAGGCGTCGGCGTACGACGTGCCGGTGACCGTGAAGATGCGCAAGGGCATCGACCCGGACCACCTGACCTTCCTGGAGGCGGGCAGGATCGCCGAGGGCGAGGGTGCCGCAGCGGTGGCGTTGCACGCGCGTACGGCCTCGCAGGCGTACTCGGGCACCGCCGACTGGTCGGCCATCGCCCGGTTGAAGGAGGTCGTCACCACGGTGCCGGTGCTCGGCAACGGTGACATCTGGTCGGCGGAGGACGCGATCTCGATGGTCCGCGCCACGGGGTGCGACGGCGTGGTCGTCGGGCGCGGTTGCCTGGGCCGACCCTGGCTCTTCGCCGACCTCGCGGCCGCGTTCGCCGGGAGCGATGTGCAGGTGGTCCCGACCTTGCGTGAGGTGACCGACACCCTGCGCCGGCACGCGGAGTACCTCTGCGAGTTCTACGAGTCGCAGGAGAAGGGCTGCCGCGACATCCGCAAGCACATCGCCTGGTACCTCAAGGGCTTCCGGGTCGGCGGCGAGCTGCGCTCGAGCCTTGCGCTCGTCGACTCGCTCGACGCCCTGGACGCCCTGATCGACTCCCTCGACCTCGATCAGCCCTGGCCGGGGGAGCCGGCCGAGGGTCAGCGCGGCCGGGCCGGCTCCGAGCGCCGCGTCGTGCTCCCGGACGGCTGGCTGACGTCACGATCGATCGACGATCGTCAGCACGCGGAGATCGCGCTCGCCGAACTGGCCGTCTCCGGCGGCTGA
- a CDS encoding sulfurtransferase: MQRALRPLIGAAALHDWLTGERPSPTVLDARWVLGAPSERPAYDAGHLPGASWVEFEQVCSGEPGAGGRHPMPQIEVFEAAMRAAGVDNDRPVVIYDQANSLAASRCWWLLRYFGKEDVQVLDGGYAAWTGAGLEITTDAPSTDGDFVATTGHVALLDADGAAEYVERGVLLDARPAARYAGREETIDPVAGHIPGALSSPALENVQDDGRFLPPDDLAMRFTAHGVRPETDVGTYCGSGVQATHLALALEASGIHPHTAVYIGSWSHWITDPDRPIDAGSDASTDQTAR, translated from the coding sequence ATGCAGCGCGCTCTCCGTCCGCTCATCGGCGCCGCCGCCCTGCACGACTGGTTGACCGGCGAGCGCCCGTCTCCGACCGTGCTCGATGCGCGGTGGGTCCTGGGTGCACCGAGCGAGCGACCGGCGTACGACGCGGGTCATCTGCCGGGGGCCTCCTGGGTGGAGTTCGAGCAGGTCTGCTCCGGCGAGCCGGGAGCAGGCGGGCGACACCCGATGCCGCAGATCGAGGTGTTCGAGGCAGCGATGCGAGCCGCCGGGGTCGACAACGATCGACCGGTCGTCATCTACGACCAGGCCAATTCTCTTGCCGCCAGCCGATGTTGGTGGCTGCTGCGCTACTTCGGCAAGGAGGATGTGCAGGTGCTCGACGGCGGCTACGCGGCCTGGACCGGCGCCGGCCTCGAGATCACCACCGACGCCCCCTCCACCGATGGAGACTTCGTCGCCACGACAGGTCACGTCGCGCTGCTCGACGCGGACGGCGCGGCGGAGTACGTCGAGCGTGGGGTGCTGCTGGACGCGCGACCCGCCGCTCGCTACGCCGGCCGGGAGGAGACCATCGATCCGGTCGCCGGGCACATCCCCGGCGCGCTCAGCTCCCCCGCCCTGGAGAACGTCCAGGACGACGGCAGATTCCTGCCGCCGGACGATCTGGCCATGCGGTTCACCGCCCACGGGGTGCGCCCGGAGACCGACGTCGGCACCTACTGCGGGTCCGGCGTGCAGGCGACTCACCTGGCGCTCGCTCTCGAGGCCTCCGGCATCCACCCGCACACGGCGGTCTACATCGGCTCCTGGTCGCACTGGATCACCGACCCCGACCGCCCGATCGATGCGGGGTCCGACGCCTCGACAGACCAGACCGCTCGCTGA
- a CDS encoding DUF2277 domain-containing protein, with translation MCRNIRPLNNFAPPATDDEVHAAAVQYVRKIAGTTKPSAANQEAFDRAVRRVTEASRELIDSLVTTAPPKKREEEAAKARARAQVRYDSVGTR, from the coding sequence ATGTGCCGCAACATCCGCCCTCTCAACAACTTCGCTCCACCTGCCACCGACGACGAAGTCCATGCCGCAGCCGTGCAGTACGTGCGCAAGATCGCGGGCACGACCAAGCCGTCCGCCGCCAACCAGGAGGCGTTCGATCGCGCCGTACGACGGGTCACCGAGGCCAGCCGTGAGCTGATCGACTCCCTCGTCACGACCGCCCCTCCGAAGAAGCGCGAGGAAGAAGCGGCCAAGGCCCGCGCGCGAGCACAGGTGCGCTACGACTCTGTGGGGACACGTTGA
- a CDS encoding DUF3806 domain-containing protein: protein MSDNDIRIQPLDRAAHRALTGWIADAERAGIDIDDASSMEKAYEDYFTSVQETPAAERTDPTQVLTMIGIAMGEHVQRRTEVSWRVATDADGPDLALVGADETGVFFPVDPVADNWNAGQRGWLAEFTEQVVASLGAPPA from the coding sequence TTGAGCGACAACGACATCCGCATCCAACCGCTGGACCGGGCGGCGCATCGCGCTCTGACGGGATGGATCGCTGACGCCGAGCGGGCCGGTATCGACATCGATGACGCGTCCTCGATGGAGAAGGCCTACGAGGACTACTTCACCTCGGTGCAGGAGACCCCGGCTGCGGAGCGCACGGACCCCACCCAGGTGCTCACGATGATCGGCATCGCGATGGGTGAGCACGTGCAGCGGCGGACCGAGGTGTCCTGGCGCGTGGCGACCGACGCGGACGGTCCCGACCTGGCCCTGGTCGGCGCCGACGAGACCGGGGTCTTCTTCCCGGTCGACCCCGTGGCCGACAACTGGAACGCGGGGCAGCGCGGATGGCTCGCGGAGTTCACCGAGCAGGTGGTCGCTTCCCTGGGCGCCCCGCCCGCATGA
- a CDS encoding deoxyguanosinetriphosphate triphosphohydrolase, producing the protein MSGSVGADLESTHAPGYTSADTERFLREDPALKRADRDDFARDRGRVLHSGALRRLATKTQVLPPDTDELIRNRLTHSLEVAQIGREFGADLGCNADVVDMACLAHDLGHPPFGHNGENALARIAQDAGGFEGNAQTFRVLTRLEAKRARDDGRSVGLNLTRACLDAATKYPWRRGESSFETTKFGCYADDAEIFDWVRAGAPTGEPCLEAQVMDWADDVAYSVHDVEDGITSGLVPLHALWSSEERSALAQLAQSTYAPQLDVDLLAASLADLVGSGVIPRSHDRSRADVAALKDMTSRLIGHFVSAATGATRDRYGVGPATRYAARVVIPQTVLAECVMLKAINARFVRLTETRVRLLAMQQEVIAQLADAYLQDPTRLDPLFAEDLRRADDDDARLRVVIDQVASLTDPRALELARLWS; encoded by the coding sequence ATGAGCGGATCCGTCGGCGCCGATCTCGAGTCCACCCACGCGCCGGGTTACACCTCTGCCGACACCGAGCGCTTCCTGCGCGAGGACCCCGCCCTCAAGCGTGCCGACCGCGACGACTTCGCCCGTGACCGGGGCCGCGTGCTGCACTCCGGTGCGCTGCGCCGGCTTGCGACCAAGACGCAGGTCCTGCCGCCCGACACCGACGAGCTGATCCGCAACCGCCTCACGCACTCCCTGGAGGTCGCGCAGATCGGCCGGGAGTTCGGCGCCGACCTGGGATGCAACGCCGACGTGGTCGACATGGCGTGCCTGGCGCACGACCTGGGACACCCGCCGTTCGGCCACAACGGCGAGAACGCGCTGGCCCGCATCGCGCAGGACGCCGGCGGCTTCGAGGGCAACGCCCAGACCTTCCGGGTGCTCACCCGCCTGGAGGCCAAGCGCGCGCGGGACGACGGACGGTCGGTGGGCCTCAATCTCACGCGCGCGTGCCTGGACGCTGCGACCAAGTATCCCTGGCGGCGCGGCGAAAGCTCCTTCGAGACAACGAAGTTCGGCTGTTACGCGGATGATGCGGAGATCTTCGACTGGGTCCGCGCCGGAGCCCCGACGGGCGAGCCGTGCCTCGAGGCGCAGGTCATGGACTGGGCTGACGACGTGGCCTACTCGGTGCACGACGTGGAGGATGGCATCACCTCCGGGCTGGTGCCGCTGCACGCGCTCTGGTCGAGCGAGGAACGCTCTGCCCTGGCGCAGCTCGCGCAGTCGACGTACGCGCCGCAGCTGGACGTCGACCTGCTCGCCGCCTCGCTGGCCGACCTGGTCGGCAGCGGGGTCATACCCCGCTCACACGATCGTTCGCGCGCCGACGTCGCCGCGCTGAAGGACATGACCAGCCGGCTGATCGGTCACTTCGTCAGCGCCGCGACCGGTGCCACGCGCGACCGGTACGGCGTGGGTCCGGCGACCCGGTACGCCGCCCGGGTGGTCATTCCGCAGACGGTGCTGGCCGAGTGCGTCATGCTCAAGGCGATCAACGCTCGGTTCGTACGGCTCACCGAGACCCGGGTGCGGCTGCTGGCCATGCAGCAGGAGGTCATCGCCCAACTCGCCGATGCCTACCTGCAGGACCCGACGCGGCTCGATCCGCTCTTCGCCGAGGATCTGCGACGGGCCGACGACGACGACGCGCGGTTGCGGGTCGTGATCGATCAAGTCGCGTCCCTGACCGACCCGCGCGCCCTCGAATTGGCCAGACTGTGGTCATGA